The DNA window GGGTTGGTCAAGATCCGGATCCTGTGCAGGATTGGCTGTGTTTGAAGGTGTAGCCATAGTTTAGTTTCGTGTTGACCTGAAACTGCTCAAAATGTATATAAGGTAAAAGGAACAAAAATAAGTGTAGATGTTTATTTGGAAAAGAAGATTTTTTTGGAACAAATGATCAATTTACCCccttcaacttggcacaaaattttaaaaaagttcaaagctGGAAATTCGTATTACTTATACCCTAAACTTGTCCAAAACGACTCAAAAATACCCCTTTACTGACGTGTCACTTTAATTAGGGAGTGAgtttctaattaatcataatttgactctaattaaattaaagacctttttaaatatttttccaattttttttttatttccagcGATGAGCAGGAGCCTTCTCGATAAAGAAGAGGAGATGTTGCCCGTTTCTCAAAGGAGAAGCATCTGCTCCTCGTTTTGGCGAGGAGAGATAAGCAGACCCACTAGGTCTGTTCATCTTCTTCGTTGAAGATGATTAGATCTATCGGGTCTGTTCTGAGGGTGTAGATTCTTTGATTTTTCagaatgttttttaatttttttggcaaaagaTTATTAAGGCTTTTTCCTAAATcatctttattttttgtaaatcgtaattttttaaggtttttaattttaaaaattattgatacttgaaacaaattaaataaagaaagtttattgttatttgttaaattatgaGGGTTAATTTGatatgtaaagttttaaattaaaaggattaatcttttttaaaattattatgtattaatttaaaatgttaaaaaaaattagtactataataaacaaaattccCATTAAAAACCACCTTGGAGAAAGACAAAAACACACCATCAAAATCAGAGTGTGTGTCTCACTCTCTTGAGGAGGGAGgcgttttgacaagttcaggatataaataatatagattttctattttagacttttttgatacttcaTATCAAGTTGAAGgagtaaagtgatcctttgtctATCATTAAtacaccattttttttaaaactgttaAATTGCATTCCTCTATTCTTTTTTACAACAAGGGTGTAACtgaactaatttaaaaatattgaaagaattcgaaaatttaaattatatatttttagggcaaatgttatgaacatatttacatttaaatagaaattatataatttattacttagcataatataaatttaaaaatctattttaaaataaaaaatcaatttaaataaaaaatcttttttaaattaaataatattttactttactttatctaacaattaacaaataaattaagtcGATGATTGTTTGTTTAAAACCGTCTAAAGTTTGTTTGAGCTTCAGttgcatatttttttatatatcgaAATTATAACTATATCAGTAGAAGTATATTTGAAatgaaataagttaaaaatgaaagtATATATTGGGAGTGTTATGGTGCTGAGAAATTCTCAACACttaaattatttgaatattACACTTGTCAAAATTTCATTCTTGAATTTTGTTCTTTTATatcattataatttaaattagatcgattgtttgaatattttttatttgtataacaACCGATTTACGATGTACTTCagtatttattttaatctaCTCTAtcctcttataaaaaaattattttatatatttaacctAAATGCataaattatactaataaattaaaaaatttaattttaatttaattagtgctttcataattaaaaatgactaaaaataatGGTTTGatacacttttaaaaaataaattaataaatttaaaataaatttaataaattatagtgatggttattataatattatataattctattaatttaattaatttaaagatattagtaatataaaatacccaaaacaaaaattgaaaaccaattcaaatactattacaatttaattattctattttttagtttatgctCTTGTTGTGATAGATTAACGCAGTGttgattgtttaatttaatGTATAGTTAATTGATGAACTCTTCGTGCTATTTAAACAAAGAGAAATTGATTTGGTCGGTGGGATGTGTTTCAAGAGTAAGATTTGGAGAGAGTCTAAGTCAAAGTTGGATTATTTTCTGTAAAGGTgactgaatatatatatatatatatatatatatatatatatatatatatatatatatatatatatatatatatatatatatatatatatatatatatatatatatatatatatatatataatttacttaACTTATTGAATTAAAGgctaattaatttttcaaatacttATTTAAATCCTAATGATCTTCCTTTGCTCTCTTtctcttaaaaaaatatcaacgtGGGCATGGctgattattttattaatcgCGGTGGTctatttttattcaataaatcAATCCATTGATATCTTTTGAAACCTAAACTTCATATCTTCTTCATTTATTGCTCTCTGTTTGTTCTACTTTCATTTCTCAATATAAACCAATAACATAAGCTCCTTTTTTTTGCCATCAATagcttataaaaaaaatgaaatcctTTGTAGTTTTAATTCTCTCATTGTCATTGGTTCTAGTAATGTCAGAGAGTTTTGATTTCCATGAAAATGAGTTAGATTCTGAAGAAAGCTTGTGGGGTTTGTATGAGAGGTGGAGGAGTTATCACAATGTTTCTACGAATCTTGATGACAAACACAAGCGTTTCAATGTGTTTAGGCACAATGTCATGCATGTTCATAACACTAACAAAATGGACAAGCCGTATAAGTTGAAGTTGAATAAGTTTGCAGACATGACTAACCATGAATTTCGAAGAATTTACGCGGGCTCAACGATTACACATCATCGAATGTTCCGTGGGGCGACGCAGGGAAATGGAACTTTCATGTACGCGAACGTGGATAGGGTCCCGTCATCCGTTGATTGGAGAAAGAGAGGTGCTGTTACTGAAGTTAAGAATCAAGCCCAATGCAGTAAGcatattttttatacatttgagTTGATTTTTCTATGAATGTTTCTGTTGGTTTAGAGTTTATTTGTTGTCGTTTTCAATGTGTTGAATAGATTCAGGCTAGGCATTTTCAACTGTCGCAGCAGTTGAAGGTATTAATCAAATCAAGACCAACAAGCTAGTGTCTTTGTCTGAACAAGAGCTGCTGGACTGTGACATTGAACAAAATCAAGGATGTGAGGGAGGACAAATGGATATTGCATTCGAGTTCATCCGACAAAATGGGGGCATAGCTAGTGAGGCTAGTTATCCTTATACAGCTGAAGTTGGAACTTGCCATGCTTCAGAGGTTTAACCTCGATCCAtactcacttttaattttatttataatgtgGAATAAATTGTTGCTTaattaaaaggcttaatcaccataaaaaccccccaccttttagccccttttcaaatgcaccctgacgttgtaattttgtcagttgcaccctaatttgcaCCTTTGATTTTCAATACCACCctcaaatactaaattgatctctttttcatctgaaaaaagttaaaataaatcatctatttttaactttttatgtggaaaagtgttcaaacgagtactttataagggtttttatgaattttttccgagtgaaaaaagtccaatttgattttgagggtggaattgaaacccaaaggtgcaaattagggtgcaactgacaaaattgtaacgtcagggtgcaactgaaaaggtgctaaaaggtgagggttttttttggtgattaagcctaattaaaattgatatgcTTCCAGGAGGGGAGGAAACCAGTGGTTTCTATCGATGGATATGAGAACGTGCCCGAAAATGATGAGACTGCATTACTTCAAGCAGTAGTAAACCAACCTGTATCTGTTGTCATTGATACTGCAGGTTCAGAATTCCAGTTCTACTCTCAGGTAAGCTTAACCTAAATCTGTTTTCCATTTCGACGTTGCAATTTCTTCAATAAATTAAGGGTATTAAATTTGGAAGTTTCAAAATGGATACTGGGCATTTTTATTACGAAATAGATACTAAATTTAGCGAAACATTATAAAATAGGTTTTCTCAGCCACGTGTTCCTATTGATTGGACGAAGAAAGAAGCCACGTCAACAAAAAGATGTTGAGAGTGCCCATTTTATAATAGtattaaatagtaaatattaaattattatttgaaaatagaatttttaaaatgtatattaaatattatttagttaataaaaaaacaaaaaaaatagggGCCCACCCAGTTTCCATTTCTTTACAATGGGAAGTGCTCAATATTGAGCATTTATTGAACTGAGCAAATCCACCATTGTAGATGCTCTAAGTTTAGTATCCGTTTTGTAATAAAAGAATGTTCAGTAtccatttttaaacttttacatagtTAGCCTCCTAAGTTTAATACCCATAAATTAAACCATCAGCAATGCTTAAACACtaatttaaaacaattcatTGAGATAATGGGAAGGTTCGAGTTTGAGCGAATATCAGTTGAGTCGTCTATTAATGTGGTTGAGTATGAATGCAGGGGGTGTTTAACGGAAATTGCGAAACAGAACCGGATCATGCAGTGGTGATCGTCGGTTACGGAACAACTATTGCTGGAAGCAAGTATTGGATAGTGAAGAATTCATGGGGAATTCAATGGGGAGAGGAAGGTTACATAAGGATGGAGCGAGGCATCTCAGACGAAAAAGGACTTTGCGGCATAGCAATGCAAGCTTCCTATCCTATCAAGAATACCTCAGAAAATCCTACAGGAATCAATTCTTCTACTATAAAGATGATTACTGAAGAATGAATAAACATAATAAGATTACATGTTTACTCTTTAATCATTGAATAAGGCTTTCAAGATTGTACTTCTGTTGCTCAAAACATTTCAGATTTTGGATCttgaattttatgttttcatgttttattttgaaactCTGAAATTCTGTATTCCGATCTCGTCATCAAAATAAtatgggttaatgtcataaaaattcacgaactttacatgttttctcattttaattacgtagtttaaattttctcattttcatacacgaactatcactttttttcaaatacatgtacggtgctgaggtgtcacggctctattggtgtaattcgctgaggtggaggtcattttacaccaataaatgagtgccagctcagcaccatgtatgaatttgataaaaaaatgttagttcgtgcatgaaaataagaaaatttaaactgcgtgattaaaatgagaaaacatgtaaagtttgtgattttttttgacattaacccaaaTAATATTCTTCccaaaaattagtttttttttggaAATGCTTCTGAAATGTCGAAACAGTCGAGTCAAACTGGACGGACCATCTCGACATGGTAAGTGGTGCCGGTGCAAATCAGTTTGTAATTCGGGTTGTAGCTAGTGTGACATTGAGACTATCCAACTTCTATTTTCGAGACCCCAGTAACTCGCTGAAAGGCAGGCTCCAGTCCCCAGAAGCACCCAGCTCCAAATTGAGTGAACTCGTGATTTGGGTTGTCGGGTTGGTCAAGATCCTGATCCTGTGCAAGATTAGCTGAAGCTGTAGCCATAGTTTCATATTGACCTGAAACTGCTCAAATgctttatttttgcaatttttaaagATTGTTTGTTAGAAGATGATCCAAATTTGTATTAATTAGTATTTGATTTTGTCTATAAAATTTAGTTTGTTTCAAATTTCTACTTCTAAAAATCTGGATTGTGTTAGTCAAAGAACTAGCATATGTAGTAGCTGCAAACTAGGAGAGTAGTTGAGATTTTATGTTATCAGTTAAAATCTCATTGCAGTAAGCCTATAAAAGGCACCTTAAATTCCGAATGATATACACTTAAGTTAAACAAAAACTAATCCTCCTGTTATAATTCCTTCTTTTCAATTACTACATcttttttgtttctattttccTTTTTCCAACATTGTTAACCTAAGCTTTTTATTTTCGCCATCGCGAGCTTAATAGAAATGAAAAAGTTTGTAGTGTTAGTTCTCTCATTGTCATTGGTTCCGGCAATTGCAGAGTTTTAATTTCCATGAAAATGAATTAGATTCTGAGGAAAGCTTGTGGGGTTTGTATGAGAGGTGGAGGAGTCATCACACTGTTTCTACAAATCTTGATGACAAACACAAGCGTTTCAATGTGTTTAGGCACAATGTCATGCATGTTCATAACATTAACAAAATGAATAAGCCTTATAAGCtgaaattaaataagtttacaGGCATGACTAACCATGAATTCAGGAGCACCTACGCCGCCTCAGAGATTAAACATCATCGAATGTTCCGCAGGGCGACACAAGGAAATGGAACCTTTGCCTATGCGAAGGTTGATAGTGTCCCGACATCTGTTGATTGGCGAAAGAAAGGCGCTGTCACTGCTGCTAAGGATCAAGGCCAATGCAGTAAGCATAATTTTTATGCATTTCATAGGAAAGGAGTTGAATTCGTTGACTTTGCTATTGTTTCTGTAGCTTTGGAGTTTATTTGTAGTCGTTTGCGATGTGTTAAATAGATTCAGCCTGGGCATTTTCAACCGTTGCAGCAGTTGAAGGTATTAATCAAATCAAGACAAACAAGCTAGTGTCGTTGTCTGAACAAGAGCTGGTGGACTGTGACATTGAACAACACCACGGATGTGATGGAGGACAAACGGATACTGCATTCGAGTTCATCCTACAAAAGGGCGGCTTAACAGCTGAAGCTAATTATCCTTATATAGCTGAAGTTGGAACTTGCCATGCTTCAGAGGTTTAAACTTGATCCAAACTCACTTCGCATTTAATTAAGAATGTGGAATAAATTGCTTAATTAAAATCGACATCCTTCCAGGAGGAGAGGAAACCAGTGGTTTCTATCGACGGATACGAGTACATGCCCAAATATGATGAGACTGCATTGCTTAAAGCAGTAGTAAACCAGCATGTATCTGTTGTCATTGATGGTGGAAGTACAAATTTCCAGTTCTACTCTGAGGTAAGCTTAAACATAGGATAGTCGATTACCCtgtgttgcacggaaacttctcAAGTCTTACATCtcgatgttttatttttattttggaaacACTTTTATAAACTCCAAAACTATATATTTATACCtattcatatataaaaatatcattttcctCTTCaacatttcaatttctttacTAAATTAAACCAACAACAATCATTTAAAGGAAACAATTCATTGAGCTAATGGAAAGGTTCGAGTTAGAgcgaattcaaatgtttctcgtGATAAATCAGCGGAGTCATCTATTAATGTGGCTGAGTATGGATGCAGGGGGTGTTTACTGGAGACTGCGGAACAGAGCCGGATCATGCAGTGGCGATCGTCGGTTACGGAACAACTATCGATGGAATGAAGTATAGGATAGTGAAGAATTCATGGAGTGATGGTTGGGGAGAGGAGGGT is part of the Mercurialis annua linkage group LG3, ddMerAnnu1.2, whole genome shotgun sequence genome and encodes:
- the LOC126671422 gene encoding vignain-like, encoding MKSFVVLILSLSLVLVMSESFDFHENELDSEESLWGLYERWRSYHNVSTNLDDKHKRFNVFRHNVMHVHNTNKMDKPYKLKLNKFADMTNHEFRRIYAGSTITHHRMFRGATQGNGTFMYANVDRVPSSVDWRKRGAVTEVKNQAQCNSG
- the LOC126672922 gene encoding vignain-like; the encoded protein is MDIAFEFIRQNGGIASEASYPYTAEVGTCHASEEGRKPVVSIDGYENVPENDETALLQAVVNQPVSVVIDTAGSEFQFYSQGVFNGNCETEPDHAVVIVGYGTTIAGSKYWIVKNSWGIQWGEEGYIRMERGISDEKGLCGIAMQASYPIKNTSENPTGINSSTIKMITEE